The Fructilactobacillus ixorae genome has a window encoding:
- a CDS encoding AzlD domain-containing protein yields the protein MEWNGMQHFLLVILCFFVALVPRFVPLFFFRKRQIPKWFNEWMEFVPICLFTSLVVKDLFITKNYTFSVAGSLPELIASVVVIAVAFWTRSMALSVIIGLGLVFALTFVL from the coding sequence ATGGAATGGAACGGAATGCAACACTTTCTGTTAGTGATACTATGTTTCTTTGTGGCATTAGTCCCGCGGTTTGTCCCCTTGTTTTTCTTTCGAAAACGGCAAATTCCCAAGTGGTTTAACGAGTGGATGGAGTTTGTGCCCATTTGTTTGTTTACCTCGTTAGTTGTGAAAGACCTCTTTATTACTAAGAACTATACGTTTTCCGTGGCCGGTTCGTTACCAGAGTTGATTGCGAGCGTTGTGGTGATCGCGGTGGCGTTTTGGACCCGGTCGATGGCCCTCTCGGTCATTATCGGGTTGGGGCTGGTCTTTGCGTTAACGTTTGTACTCTAG
- a CDS encoding SAM-dependent methyltransferase, which yields MLEKMFYNEFLKRSFAEPIEVTFWDGKTKKYGNGTPKAHITIHKPIPIRELKKNASIALGEAYMNGTVEIDGNLEDLITSAYAAADSFFRNKKFIKFLPHASHSEAESKKDVQDHYDIGNDFYRLWLDKTMTYSCAYFEKPTDSLYQAQENKIHHIIKKLNPQPGHTLLDIGCGWGTLMLTAAKEYNLRVTGVTLSQEQYDYVKAQIKKYGLENLADVRLQDYRELPKDEQFDYITSVGMFEHVGKENLDEYFKTVSTHLKDNGSALIHGITRQQGGAVNGWINKWIFPGGYIPGLTENIQHIVDNRMQIYDLESLRRHYQRTLEEWDKNFNRVRSEVTEMFDEQFVRMWDLYLQACAASFKSGNIDVMQYLITKGPSGASLPMTRDYMADHHDH from the coding sequence ATGTTAGAAAAAATGTTTTACAACGAATTTTTGAAACGCAGTTTTGCCGAACCAATTGAAGTTACTTTTTGGGACGGTAAAACAAAGAAGTACGGGAATGGGACCCCCAAAGCGCACATTACGATTCATAAGCCAATTCCAATTCGCGAGTTAAAGAAGAATGCATCGATTGCGCTCGGTGAGGCCTACATGAACGGCACGGTGGAAATCGACGGGAACCTAGAGGATCTCATTACCTCAGCTTATGCGGCAGCTGACAGCTTTTTCCGCAATAAAAAGTTTATCAAGTTCCTGCCCCATGCTTCCCACTCCGAAGCGGAAAGTAAAAAAGACGTTCAGGATCACTATGACATTGGTAACGACTTCTACCGACTCTGGCTAGATAAGACGATGACGTACTCCTGTGCCTACTTTGAAAAACCGACTGATTCACTGTACCAAGCCCAGGAAAACAAAATTCACCATATTATTAAAAAGCTGAACCCGCAACCGGGGCACACCCTACTGGACATTGGTTGTGGCTGGGGAACCTTGATGCTGACAGCTGCTAAGGAATACAACCTACGGGTAACTGGAGTAACGTTAAGTCAGGAACAATATGACTACGTAAAAGCCCAAATCAAAAAATACGGCTTGGAAAATCTTGCCGACGTCCGGCTTCAGGATTACCGCGAACTGCCAAAGGATGAACAATTCGATTACATCACTTCCGTGGGGATGTTTGAACACGTTGGAAAGGAAAATCTCGATGAGTACTTCAAAACGGTTAGCACTCACCTTAAAGACAACGGAAGTGCTCTAATCCATGGGATTACGCGGCAACAAGGCGGGGCAGTCAACGGGTGGATTAACAAGTGGATCTTCCCCGGTGGCTACATTCCTGGGTTAACCGAAAACATCCAACACATTGTCGATAACCGGATGCAAATCTATGACTTAGAATCGCTGCGGAGACACTACCAACGGACTTTGGAAGAATGGGATAAGAACTTCAACCGCGTTCGCTCTGAAGTAACCGAAATGTTTGATGAACAATTTGTCCGCATGTGGGATCTCTACCTGCAAGCCTGTGCAGCTTCCTTTAAATCTGGAAACATCGATGTCATGCAATACCTCATCACGAAGGGCCCATCCGGAGCATCGCTCCCAATGACTCGCGATTACATGGCTGACCATCACGACCACTAA
- a CDS encoding AI-2E family transporter: METHWQNFLKNVQLRRAVVLMLLIGLIYVCREMITTILLTFIFTLLVTKAVLWVRNRVRIPTPLLVIGLYLLIVGSIVVIAVLYLPTIVEQGIEYSKVLYKFYQRPHTIENPQVRDAVVNLIKTVNVPKQLKDSMGVILDYVTSAGNIGFSMFISLLLSFFFTLELKQTKEFSKKFLSSTFGWFFQDVAYFGNIFVKTFGVVLEAQFFIAICNTVLTTSCLAILGMPQLVIFAIMIFLLSLVPVAGVILSLIPLSISAYTVGGIRYVIYVIIIIAVVHMLEAYVLNPKFMSSKTELPIFYTFVVLLIGEHFWGTWGLIVAVPVFTFFLDVFGVQKVDRPRLRKPKLKKKDLKNATK, encoded by the coding sequence ATGGAGACTCATTGGCAAAATTTTTTAAAAAACGTGCAGTTACGGCGCGCCGTCGTCTTAATGCTGTTAATTGGGTTGATTTACGTTTGCCGGGAAATGATCACCACCATTTTGTTAACCTTCATTTTTACCTTGCTAGTCACGAAAGCGGTGTTGTGGGTTCGAAACCGCGTGCGAATTCCCACGCCACTGCTGGTGATTGGGTTGTACTTGTTAATTGTTGGTTCGATTGTTGTGATTGCGGTCCTGTATCTGCCTACGATTGTGGAGCAGGGGATCGAATATTCGAAGGTGCTGTACAAGTTTTACCAGCGCCCCCATACAATTGAAAATCCGCAAGTGCGCGATGCGGTCGTTAATTTAATCAAGACAGTCAACGTTCCTAAACAGTTGAAGGATAGTATGGGTGTCATCTTAGATTACGTGACGAGTGCAGGTAACATTGGGTTTTCGATGTTTATCTCCTTACTGTTGAGCTTCTTCTTTACCCTAGAACTCAAGCAGACCAAGGAATTTTCCAAGAAGTTTTTAAGTAGCACCTTCGGCTGGTTTTTCCAAGACGTGGCCTACTTTGGTAACATCTTCGTTAAAACCTTTGGGGTGGTATTGGAAGCCCAGTTTTTCATTGCCATCTGTAACACGGTGCTAACGACTAGCTGTCTGGCCATCTTGGGCATGCCACAACTGGTGATTTTTGCCATCATGATTTTCCTATTAAGTTTGGTCCCAGTGGCGGGGGTTATTTTATCGTTAATCCCGCTGTCGATTTCGGCCTATACGGTCGGTGGCATCCGGTACGTGATTTACGTGATTATCATCATCGCGGTGGTACACATGTTGGAAGCCTACGTCCTGAACCCGAAGTTTATGTCATCAAAGACCGAACTGCCAATTTTCTATACCTTTGTGGTCTTGTTAATTGGTGAACACTTCTGGGGAACCTGGGGCTTAATCGTCGCGGTCCCGGTCTTTACCTTCTTCTTAGATGTATTTGGAGTGCAAAAGGTCGATCGGCCCCGGTTGCGGAAGCCCAAGCTAAAGAAAAAGGACTTAAAAAACGCAACAAAGTGA
- a CDS encoding 2,3-diphosphoglycerate-dependent phosphoglycerate mutase encodes MAKLCLIRHGQSEWNLANKFTGWVDVDLSEEGVKQAQNAGKLIAAAGLEFDQAYTSVLKRAIKTLHYALDESDQLWIPEMKTWRLNERHYGDLQGKNKAKAAEKYGDEQVHIWRRSYDVLPPLLSADDEGSATKDRRYADLDPRSIPAGENLKTTLERVIPFWQDHIAPKLLDNKNVIIAAHGNSLRALTKYIENISDADIMDVEIATGEPIVYDIDSNLNVVSKQKLGE; translated from the coding sequence ATGGCTAAATTATGTTTAATTCGACACGGACAAAGTGAATGGAACTTAGCAAACAAGTTTACTGGTTGGGTAGACGTTGACCTAAGTGAAGAGGGAGTCAAGCAAGCACAAAACGCCGGAAAATTGATTGCGGCAGCTGGGTTAGAATTTGACCAAGCATATACTTCTGTTTTGAAGCGGGCCATTAAGACCTTACACTACGCTTTAGATGAAAGCGACCAACTTTGGATCCCCGAAATGAAAACCTGGCGCTTAAACGAACGGCACTATGGTGATTTACAGGGGAAAAATAAGGCTAAGGCTGCCGAAAAGTATGGAGACGAACAAGTTCACATCTGGCGCCGGTCTTACGACGTCTTGCCTCCCTTGTTGAGTGCTGATGACGAAGGCTCTGCTACGAAAGATCGTCGCTACGCTGATTTGGATCCACGGTCCATTCCAGCTGGGGAAAACTTGAAGACGACCTTGGAACGGGTCATTCCCTTCTGGCAGGATCACATTGCGCCGAAGTTATTAGATAATAAAAACGTAATTATTGCAGCGCACGGGAACTCACTCCGGGCTTTAACTAAGTACATTGAAAACATCTCTGATGCAGATATTATGGATGTTGAAATTGCTACTGGGGAACCAATTGTGTATGACATTGATTCCAACTTGAACGTGGTTAGCAAGCAAAAATTAGGGGAATAA
- a CDS encoding MDR family MFS transporter: protein MSEKQTVDANGRPYNRTIFVLILLVGAFVAVLNQTILGTAFPTLMQAFHVSTSTVQWLTTGFMMVNGILIPVSAWLTGRMNTKWLYLGAMLIFEIGTILAAFAPTFSVLFIARLIQAVGVGVIMPLMQTILLSIFPANERGAALGMGGIVIGLAPAIGPTLSGWIIDNYSWRLIFELLIPIAAFVLIAGLFFIKPVLPTHKSKLDYISLILSTIGFGFALYGFSSVGNDGWGSPMVIWSLLIGAFFIAIFVWRQLHLKNPFLDLRVLKSFEFSVSTSLASIAFMAMIGVEMVLPLYLQIVKGMTAFHSGLTLLGGALMMGLMSPITGILFDKFGARRLAICGLFLLSVGTFPFIFLTEDTSNAYITVLYGVRMFGIAMVMMPVTTSGMNALPVQMMGHGTAVNNTIRQICGSIATAVMVSILSNVTKNNMPSGTLKVNDPIHFRDLAISATLKGYTAAFGIAFLISVIAFIVAFVLKKGPVKKGGDEE from the coding sequence ATGAGCGAAAAACAAACCGTTGATGCGAACGGACGCCCGTATAATCGAACAATCTTTGTGCTCATCTTATTGGTGGGTGCGTTTGTCGCCGTTTTAAACCAAACCATTTTGGGAACGGCCTTTCCAACGTTGATGCAGGCGTTTCACGTTAGCACTTCGACCGTTCAATGGTTAACCACCGGATTTATGATGGTAAACGGAATTTTAATTCCAGTGAGTGCGTGGCTGACGGGAAGAATGAACACTAAGTGGTTGTATTTAGGTGCGATGCTAATTTTTGAAATTGGGACCATTTTAGCGGCCTTTGCGCCAACCTTTAGCGTGTTATTCATTGCTCGACTCATTCAAGCCGTGGGGGTGGGAGTCATTATGCCGTTGATGCAAACGATTCTCCTCTCCATTTTCCCGGCCAACGAACGGGGAGCGGCGCTCGGAATGGGAGGAATTGTCATTGGATTGGCTCCGGCGATTGGTCCGACCTTGTCCGGTTGGATCATTGACAATTACTCCTGGCGACTGATTTTTGAATTATTAATTCCAATTGCAGCGTTTGTGTTAATCGCGGGATTATTCTTCATTAAACCCGTGTTACCAACGCACAAATCGAAGTTGGATTACATTTCGTTAATTCTCTCAACCATTGGATTTGGTTTCGCCCTGTATGGGTTCTCCAGCGTTGGAAACGACGGCTGGGGAAGTCCTATGGTAATTTGGTCGCTATTGATCGGGGCATTTTTTATTGCCATCTTCGTTTGGCGGCAACTACACCTGAAGAATCCGTTCCTGGATTTACGGGTCTTAAAATCATTTGAATTTAGTGTCTCAACTTCCCTGGCCTCCATTGCCTTCATGGCAATGATCGGGGTCGAAATGGTACTGCCCCTTTACTTGCAGATTGTTAAGGGAATGACGGCTTTTCATTCCGGACTAACGCTGTTAGGAGGAGCCCTGATGATGGGACTAATGAGCCCCATTACGGGAATTTTGTTTGATAAATTTGGGGCCCGGCGCTTAGCTATTTGTGGACTGTTCTTACTTTCCGTAGGCACTTTTCCGTTTATATTTTTAACCGAAGACACTTCCAATGCTTACATTACGGTCCTTTATGGAGTTCGAATGTTTGGGATTGCCATGGTGATGATGCCGGTTACCACTTCCGGAATGAACGCTTTGCCAGTTCAAATGATGGGACACGGAACGGCCGTTAACAACACGATTCGGCAAATTTGTGGTTCAATTGCGACGGCGGTCATGGTTTCGATTTTATCGAACGTTACTAAAAATAACATGCCTAGTGGCACCTTAAAGGTCAATGATCCGATTCATTTTCGTGATTTAGCTATTTCGGCAACCTTGAAGGGGTATACCGCCGCCTTTGGAATTGCCTTTCTGATTTCTGTGATTGCCTTCATCGTGGCCTTTGTGTTGAAAAAGGGTCCGGTGAAGAAAGGGGGAGACGAAGAATGA
- a CDS encoding DUF4811 domain-containing protein, producing MIFVILIGTVLAFFLCFNLIPNHKVANLTGCVAGFLVVVTVLSIIGNFHYHWGMKKATVTTTQSFTSVNRQLNMVLYQKLGKQGNEQVVIYKRTASQKKPTTTPAVQTHNVIHHQGTENRLVIQKQEWVYKNDFYRLLFGLAQKETFIKRTNTFYVAQDYLVMTPKQAKEFGQRMQQAAAGLQKQQQNPATQRAVQQQAQQYVQGKLAAELQKHPQLSDQQRQQLMKKWQTEFKQQLKQQAQRQLAEQVAQSMHLK from the coding sequence ATGATTTTTGTGATTTTAATTGGAACGGTTCTTGCGTTTTTCCTGTGTTTTAATTTAATTCCGAATCATAAGGTTGCCAACTTGACGGGTTGTGTAGCTGGATTCTTAGTAGTTGTGACCGTTTTGAGTATCATCGGGAATTTTCACTACCACTGGGGAATGAAAAAAGCGACGGTTACAACGACGCAATCGTTTACCTCGGTTAACCGGCAACTTAACATGGTGTTATACCAAAAGCTAGGTAAGCAGGGGAACGAACAGGTTGTGATTTACAAGCGAACTGCTAGTCAAAAGAAACCGACAACGACTCCCGCGGTGCAGACGCACAACGTGATTCATCATCAAGGGACCGAGAATCGCTTAGTAATCCAAAAGCAAGAGTGGGTCTATAAGAATGATTTTTACCGGCTTTTATTTGGGTTGGCGCAAAAGGAAACCTTTATTAAACGGACCAATACCTTTTACGTGGCGCAAGATTACCTTGTCATGACGCCCAAACAGGCGAAAGAATTTGGTCAGCGGATGCAACAGGCAGCCGCTGGCTTACAAAAGCAACAACAAAATCCCGCGACGCAAAGGGCAGTTCAGCAACAAGCCCAACAATATGTGCAGGGTAAATTAGCGGCTGAGTTGCAAAAACACCCGCAACTTTCAGACCAGCAACGTCAACAACTAATGAAGAAGTGGCAAACTGAGTTTAAGCAACAGTTAAAACAACAGGCCCAACGCCAACTGGCTGAACAAGTTGCACAATCCATGCATTTAAAATAA
- the mscL gene encoding large-conductance mechanosensitive channel protein MscL encodes MLKEFKAFISKGNVIDMAVGVIIGSAFTGIVSSLVKNILNPLIGLFIGNIDLSSLSFKIGGATFRYGVFLNAVINFFIIAFVVFMIVKILGKMRLRQEQKKSTPKSEQYLAEIVTLLKQEQGQSSSTDTATKNSK; translated from the coding sequence ATGCTAAAGGAATTCAAAGCCTTCATTTCTAAGGGGAACGTGATTGACATGGCCGTCGGGGTTATCATCGGCTCGGCTTTTACGGGAATCGTCAGTTCGTTAGTCAAAAATATTTTAAATCCGCTAATTGGTTTGTTCATTGGAAACATCGATTTGTCCTCCCTCTCGTTTAAAATTGGGGGCGCGACCTTTCGCTACGGAGTATTCTTAAACGCGGTCATTAACTTCTTTATTATTGCCTTTGTGGTTTTCATGATTGTGAAAATTTTAGGGAAAATGCGCTTACGGCAAGAGCAAAAGAAGTCCACGCCAAAGAGCGAACAGTATTTGGCAGAGATTGTGACCCTATTGAAACAGGAACAAGGTCAATCTAGTTCGACCGATACAGCAACGAAAAATTCTAAATAA
- a CDS encoding ABC-2 family transporter protein: protein MKYVSNISLGFQTTLVYRSNFLIALLARLLQVGLSLLMWRSLYAATEKTTIHGYSQLHMMQYLILTGLLAILLTFEPLFRLARLIKTGKISTLLLRPINLNLESLSNFVGVKLLLIGLLLVLIMSLTAGNKGSMLILCLYALVSIGLWHQIMFLLGTLAFWLVHMWPLRPLLSALYLFSGGILFPLDVLPHWAYQGLRCSPLALVSSDLVQSILQGPRQPQLIVGYLGMTLVWLGFLLGLSRWLFRSGLHRFEGAGV, encoded by the coding sequence ATGAAGTACGTCAGTAACATCAGCTTGGGGTTTCAGACGACGCTTGTCTATCGCTCCAATTTCCTCATCGCGCTGCTAGCTCGGTTATTGCAGGTGGGATTGTCGTTGCTGATGTGGCGGTCCCTGTACGCAGCTACGGAAAAAACGACGATTCACGGTTATTCGCAACTCCACATGATGCAGTACTTAATCCTGACGGGGTTATTAGCGATATTGTTAACCTTTGAACCCCTGTTTCGCTTAGCGCGATTGATTAAAACCGGGAAAATTAGTACGTTATTGCTACGCCCCATCAACTTAAATTTAGAGAGCTTGAGTAATTTTGTTGGGGTGAAACTATTGCTGATTGGTTTGTTATTGGTTCTTATCATGAGTTTGACTGCGGGCAATAAAGGCAGCATGCTAATCCTCTGTCTGTACGCACTGGTTAGCATCGGGCTGTGGCATCAAATCATGTTTTTGTTGGGCACCTTAGCCTTTTGGCTAGTCCACATGTGGCCCTTGCGTCCGCTGCTTAGTGCACTATATTTGTTTTCCGGCGGGATTTTATTTCCACTCGATGTCTTGCCACACTGGGCCTATCAGGGATTGCGCTGTTCGCCACTAGCCCTCGTTTCCAGTGATTTAGTGCAGTCCATTTTGCAAGGCCCCCGGCAGCCACAGTTAATTGTCGGCTATCTAGGAATGACGCTAGTCTGGCTAGGGTTCTTATTAGGTCTGAGTCGGTGGTTATTTCGCAGCGGACTGCACCGATTTGAAGGAGCCGGCGTATGA
- a CDS encoding ABC-2 family transporter protein has protein sequence MSLRLYWVLVQQSFKIFLTYRLTSSLVVLFGFLFTTIEVAAGLVYYSFANRIGGLTFLQYEILIMSLTSITTTYQFLFIGAHESLATDLVAGNLDYLFFRPVASYWYYALRQLDFSSGVNLLVYLPVTLGLLASFHLSPTAWGLVFAIYVVGVWFVFALNQIVVELAFWYDQLTALNGVPEDLIAAAGRPLRIYPRWLQLILLTVIPVLALSNGIVTTTVKQRTASEMLMALAIVTAVLLLISGRLWHRGTAHYVSAN, from the coding sequence ATGAGTCTACGGTTATATTGGGTCTTAGTTCAGCAAAGCTTTAAAATTTTTTTAACCTACCGGCTGACGTCCAGTTTAGTGGTGTTATTTGGGTTTCTGTTCACTACCATTGAAGTTGCCGCTGGCCTAGTGTACTATTCCTTTGCAAACCGAATTGGGGGTCTAACCTTTCTGCAATATGAAATTTTAATCATGAGTTTGACATCGATTACGACAACCTATCAATTTTTGTTTATTGGTGCCCATGAATCCTTAGCAACTGATTTAGTGGCAGGGAATTTGGATTACTTATTCTTTCGACCAGTCGCAAGCTACTGGTACTATGCGCTACGCCAGTTAGACTTTTCCAGTGGCGTAAACCTCTTAGTCTATCTACCGGTGACGTTAGGACTCCTAGCTTCCTTCCATTTGTCCCCGACTGCGTGGGGGTTGGTTTTTGCCATTTACGTTGTCGGGGTCTGGTTTGTATTTGCATTGAACCAAATTGTGGTGGAATTGGCTTTTTGGTATGATCAGCTGACCGCTTTAAATGGCGTGCCGGAGGATCTAATTGCAGCCGCTGGTCGTCCGTTGCGGATTTATCCCCGCTGGTTACAACTGATCTTGCTCACGGTGATCCCGGTTCTAGCTCTTTCCAACGGGATTGTGACTACGACCGTGAAGCAGAGGACTGCTAGCGAGATGTTAATGGCGCTAGCAATTGTGACGGCGGTGCTCCTTTTGATTTCTGGTCGTTTGTGGCACCGCGGAACAGCTCACTACGTTTCTGCAAATTAG
- the helD gene encoding RNA polymerase recycling motor HelD, whose amino-acid sequence MNPQEEQAERRRVTHVTDLLHHKIKQSQAEVEKARAESERVQKNYGINTSVNYLEADDRIETKADLQQQRNLVNRTVENEAIVKKQLATYQQLAHSPYFGRIDVQDPGEPSSEPLYIGTASFMDDQGEFLIHDWRAPISSVYYNGTLGTVSYQTPNGERTTTLTHKRQFKIKDGQILHMFDTNETVGDEMLQETLGGKSSEQLQNIVATIQREQNDIIRDVRSDLLVVQGVAGSGKTSALLQRIAFLLYHSRDDLNANQILLFSPNLLFSNYIKEVLPSLGERNMRQVTLQIFFAQRLEGLQVQTRFERYEHDRHVSPVAAFKASQPFMDAISSYLKQLSTDQLQVAPLYFQGELFFEPSEIRTIYGHLNPRLPLADKFLRTKNTLIKRLKARIKDELGAEWVLDALDELSEAQYQAYLGDTDPSQFADFEAEQTYVAQKLVKDRLRVVYDAIYNDQFWDATAQYLDFLRQVDLPPEVTATDWNQTVQTFQTNLEYHRLQLVDAAPLLFLRDQFTGENHNHRIKYLFVDEVQDYSVAELMYLKLTFPRAKFNLIGDSEQALFKDVETADALLKRLQAALPVRHPRLINLNRSYRSTYPITTLASCILPAGDHIEAFNRAGALPTYTEAGDEQRLLATAQHIITSELSQHETVAIITKTQAEAEHVYQALRHQFDCLLVTDKARTLNQAVVIVPVYLAKGLEFDSVIAWDVSNHNFPTSHDLGILYTMMTRAMHHLALLSVGPITNLIPDSAFEQSLLTKRSTS is encoded by the coding sequence ATGAATCCACAAGAAGAACAGGCCGAACGCCGACGGGTTACCCACGTGACGGACCTCCTTCACCACAAAATTAAACAGAGCCAAGCAGAGGTGGAAAAGGCCCGGGCGGAATCCGAACGGGTCCAGAAAAACTACGGCATCAACACGTCCGTTAACTACCTGGAAGCCGATGACCGGATTGAAACGAAGGCCGACTTGCAACAGCAACGAAACCTCGTGAACCGAACGGTCGAAAACGAAGCCATTGTCAAAAAGCAACTGGCCACCTACCAACAGCTGGCCCATTCGCCCTACTTCGGACGCATCGACGTTCAGGATCCGGGTGAACCCAGTTCTGAACCACTCTACATCGGCACGGCTTCTTTCATGGACGACCAGGGTGAGTTTTTGATTCACGACTGGCGGGCACCGATTTCCAGTGTGTACTATAACGGAACCCTGGGGACGGTGTCCTACCAAACCCCAAATGGGGAGCGCACCACCACGTTAACCCACAAGCGCCAGTTTAAAATTAAAGATGGTCAGATTTTGCACATGTTTGATACCAACGAAACCGTGGGTGATGAAATGTTGCAGGAAACGCTGGGAGGCAAAAGTTCCGAGCAACTGCAAAACATCGTGGCCACGATTCAGCGCGAACAAAATGACATCATCAGAGACGTCCGTAGTGATTTGTTGGTCGTTCAAGGGGTTGCCGGCTCGGGAAAAACCTCGGCCCTGCTCCAGCGCATCGCCTTTTTGCTGTACCACAGTCGCGATGACCTCAACGCCAACCAAATCCTGCTCTTTTCTCCCAACCTGTTATTTTCAAACTACATTAAGGAAGTTCTCCCGAGCCTTGGGGAACGTAACATGCGCCAAGTTACCTTACAGATTTTCTTTGCCCAACGACTAGAAGGTTTGCAAGTCCAGACGCGGTTTGAACGTTATGAACACGACCGCCACGTTTCCCCTGTGGCTGCCTTTAAAGCCAGTCAACCGTTTATGGACGCAATTAGTAGCTACCTCAAGCAGCTTTCGACCGACCAACTGCAGGTAGCCCCGTTGTACTTTCAAGGGGAGCTTTTCTTTGAACCAAGTGAAATTCGAACCATCTATGGTCACCTGAATCCCCGACTTCCGCTAGCTGATAAATTTTTGCGGACCAAGAATACCCTCATCAAACGGCTCAAAGCCCGCATTAAGGATGAACTGGGCGCAGAGTGGGTGTTAGATGCACTGGACGAACTATCTGAAGCGCAGTACCAGGCTTATCTCGGTGACACGGATCCCAGTCAATTTGCCGACTTTGAAGCAGAACAAACCTATGTTGCGCAAAAACTGGTCAAGGACCGTCTCCGAGTGGTGTATGATGCCATTTATAACGATCAATTTTGGGATGCCACCGCTCAGTACCTGGACTTTTTGCGACAGGTCGACCTCCCACCGGAAGTTACTGCCACTGACTGGAACCAGACCGTTCAGACCTTTCAAACCAACTTAGAGTATCACCGCCTGCAACTGGTGGATGCGGCTCCCCTGCTCTTTTTACGGGATCAATTTACCGGGGAAAATCACAACCACCGGATTAAATACCTCTTTGTTGATGAGGTCCAGGACTACTCCGTTGCAGAACTGATGTATCTAAAGCTTACTTTCCCACGGGCCAAGTTCAACTTGATTGGGGATAGCGAGCAAGCGCTGTTTAAGGACGTTGAAACGGCGGATGCCTTGTTAAAACGACTCCAAGCAGCCCTTCCCGTGCGTCATCCCCGGTTGATCAACTTAAACCGGTCCTATCGGTCTACCTATCCAATTACGACCCTGGCTAGTTGCATCCTTCCGGCGGGGGACCACATCGAGGCCTTTAACCGAGCGGGTGCCCTGCCAACCTACACGGAGGCTGGCGATGAACAACGCCTGTTAGCGACGGCTCAGCATATCATTACCAGTGAGTTAAGCCAGCATGAAACGGTCGCCATCATTACCAAAACCCAGGCAGAGGCCGAGCACGTCTACCAAGCTCTGCGGCATCAGTTTGACTGTTTGCTAGTCACTGACAAGGCCCGAACGCTCAATCAAGCGGTGGTAATTGTGCCCGTTTACCTGGCCAAGGGATTAGAATTTGACTCTGTCATCGCCTGGGACGTTTCTAACCATAACTTTCCAACCTCCCATGACCTTGGAATTTTATACACCATGATGACAAGAGCCATGCACCACTTAGCGTTATTGAGCGTGGGGCCCATCACGAATTTGATTCCAGACTCAGCTTTTGAACAATCATTACTAACAAAAAGAAGCACTTCATAA